In Candidatus Pelagibacter ubique HIMB140, a single window of DNA contains:
- a CDS encoding Rrf2 family transcriptional regulator: MKLTSKGRYAVMALVDLARFDNINPVSLRDISLRQGISLDFLEQIFSKLKKNQIVKSIRGNQGGYILSKDPCEIKLTNIFNAVDEKVKTVQCKKESKKGCNGKATKCITHNLWDELEVHINSFFENKSLNDLLKNNKENRV, translated from the coding sequence ATGAAACTAACATCAAAAGGAAGATATGCCGTAATGGCATTAGTTGATCTAGCAAGGTTTGATAATATCAATCCTGTGTCATTAAGAGATATTTCTTTAAGACAAGGAATTTCATTAGATTTTTTAGAGCAAATATTTTCAAAACTTAAAAAAAATCAAATTGTAAAAAGTATTAGGGGTAATCAAGGAGGTTACATTTTATCAAAAGACCCATGTGAAATAAAACTTACAAATATTTTCAATGCAGTAGATGAAAAAGTTAAAACTGTTCAGTGTAAAAAGGAATCTAAAAAAGGTTGTAACGGTAAAGCTACAAAATGCATCACACATAATCTATGGGATGAACTTGAGGTTCATATTAATAGTTTCTTTGAAAATAAAAGCTTAAACGACTTATTAAAAAATAATAAAGAGAACAGAGTATAG